The Oscillospiraceae bacterium genome has a segment encoding these proteins:
- the greA gene encoding transcription elongation factor GreA: MAEKVFKMTAEGKAQLEAELDSLKTEGRIDIAEKLKVARSYGDLSENSEYDEAKSEQAKIEARINELEYQLEHAEIIGATEKGSVSMGSKVTVLRKSDDVRATYEIVGFSQSNPAEGKISDESPVGRALMGAKIGETVTVEAPIGNIDYLIEEID, encoded by the coding sequence ATGGCAGAAAAAGTGTTTAAGATGACCGCAGAAGGCAAAGCCCAGCTGGAAGCGGAACTGGATTCCCTGAAAACCGAAGGCCGTATTGATATTGCTGAAAAATTGAAGGTTGCTCGCTCTTATGGCGACTTGTCCGAGAACAGCGAATATGATGAGGCCAAGAGTGAGCAGGCTAAGATTGAGGCACGCATCAACGAGCTGGAGTATCAGCTGGAGCACGCCGAGATTATCGGCGCCACCGAGAAGGGCAGTGTGAGCATGGGCTCCAAGGTCACCGTGCTGCGCAAGTCCGACGATGTGCGCGCGACCTATGAGATTGTGGGCTTTTCCCAGTCTAACCCGGCAGAAGGCAAGATCTCTGATGAAAGCCCGGTGGGCCGTGCACTGATGGGCGCTAAGATCGGCGAGACCGTAACGGTGGAGGCTCCCATCGGCAACATTGATTATTTGATTGAAGAGATTGACTAA
- a CDS encoding ACT domain-containing protein, with amino-acid sequence MSKAGYVLVDAGILPEVYRKVLTAKKYLATGKAASVKEAAQLAGISRSAYYKYKDAIFEYGTSASDEVATVKARLQDSAGVLSSFIGAISRVGGNVLSVNQSLPQDGAADVTVTVRIADLSVEPARLPALLEQLNGVVGAAFIQ; translated from the coding sequence ATGAGTAAAGCAGGTTATGTGCTGGTGGACGCCGGGATTTTGCCGGAGGTTTACCGCAAGGTTTTAACGGCCAAAAAGTACCTGGCTACCGGCAAGGCGGCTTCTGTCAAGGAGGCGGCGCAGCTGGCAGGGATTTCTCGCAGCGCATACTATAAATACAAGGATGCCATCTTTGAGTACGGCACCTCTGCATCAGACGAGGTGGCCACCGTCAAGGCCCGGTTGCAGGACAGCGCCGGCGTGCTCTCCAGCTTTATCGGCGCCATCTCTCGGGTGGGGGGCAATGTGCTCTCCGTGAACCAGAGCCTGCCCCAGGACGGGGCGGCGGATGTGACCGTGACCGTGCGCATTGCCGATCTGTCTGTGGAGCCTGCCCGTTTACCGGCGCTTTTGGAGCAGTTGAACGGTGTTGTTGGCGCCGCATTTATTCAGTAA
- a CDS encoding polysaccharide pyruvyl transferase family protein, producing the protein MEVAVITRHAIANYGSLLQAAATQNALEALGHNCRIIDYVRPGEVCTQLHKCQLQQSPRWNRTPLRRRVYGTLRYTENVMAGRLFESARRQMLHLTAPYSTAQELTANGPKADVYMTGSDRVWGPMEDGTYDPVYRLTFAPEGAKKVAYAASFGCTELSKPLRGQFCRDLRQYATITVRENSAIALLHQLGLEGKQVIDPVFLPDNAFWQSLLEPINAAPGSYFLVYQMHKDPALCAYAKAAAKAAGKPLLRLSASVHQATWGGKFIYAPTPGQFLHYIKNAACVITDSFHGTAFSLRFGVPFAEVLPTNCTGTCNHTLLTLTGLQSRLVTDPADTTLTATLINYAPVHKKIETARTASLSLLQEMIEK; encoded by the coding sequence ATGGAGGTTGCTGTCATCACCCGTCACGCCATTGCCAATTACGGCTCACTGTTGCAAGCCGCTGCTACCCAAAACGCCTTAGAGGCGCTGGGGCACAACTGCCGCATCATCGACTATGTGCGACCGGGCGAGGTCTGTACCCAGCTGCATAAATGCCAGTTGCAACAAAGTCCCCGGTGGAACCGCACGCCCCTGCGCCGCCGGGTGTACGGCACCCTGCGCTATACGGAGAATGTGATGGCCGGCCGGCTATTTGAGAGCGCCCGGCGGCAGATGCTGCACTTGACAGCGCCGTACAGCACGGCGCAAGAACTGACTGCCAACGGACCCAAAGCCGATGTGTATATGACCGGCAGCGACCGGGTGTGGGGTCCTATGGAGGACGGCACCTATGACCCGGTCTATCGTCTGACCTTTGCGCCGGAGGGTGCGAAAAAGGTGGCCTACGCCGCCAGCTTTGGATGCACGGAGCTGTCCAAACCCCTGCGGGGGCAGTTCTGCCGGGATCTGCGGCAATATGCCACCATCACCGTGCGGGAAAACAGCGCCATTGCGCTGCTGCACCAACTTGGACTGGAGGGCAAGCAGGTGATCGACCCGGTATTTTTGCCGGATAACGCCTTTTGGCAGAGCCTGCTGGAACCCATCAACGCAGCGCCCGGCAGCTACTTTTTGGTTTATCAAATGCACAAAGACCCGGCGCTGTGCGCCTACGCCAAGGCGGCGGCCAAGGCGGCAGGCAAGCCGCTGCTGCGCCTTTCTGCCAGTGTGCACCAAGCCACCTGGGGCGGCAAGTTTATCTACGCCCCCACCCCCGGCCAGTTCCTGCACTACATCAAAAATGCCGCCTGTGTGATCACAGACAGCTTTCACGGCACCGCCTTTTCTCTACGCTTTGGGGTGCCCTTTGCGGAGGTGCTTCCCACCAACTGTACCGGTACATGCAATCATACTTTACTTACCCTGACCGGACTGCAAAGCCGCCTGGTCACGGACCCGGCCGACACGACCCTCACCGCTACACTCATCAACTACGCCCCGGTGCATAAAAAAATTGAAACGGCTCGAACCGCTTCCCTATCCCTACTGCAAGAGATGATCGAAAAATAA
- a CDS encoding aspartate kinase, with protein MGLIVQKFGGSSVANAERVNNVARIVTDTYKAGNDVVVVVSAQGDTTDDLIEKAKEINPHAAAREMDQLLTAGEQISISLLAMAIERMGFPVISLLGWQAGFNTNAVYGAARIKNIKPNRLQAELAKRNIVVVAGFQGLNRYDDLTTLGRGGSDTSAVAIAAALNADKCQIFTDVEGVYTADPRKVENAQKLKEITYDEMLELATLGAQVLNNRSVEMAKKYGVELEVLSSLNPIPGTIVKEVAKMEKMLIRGVTKDKDVARISVIGLKDTPGVAFKIFSKLSQRNINVDIILQSVGRDGTKDITFTVSKDNGPLAVEILNDEVGGFQDVVCDTQVAKVSIVGAGMESHPGTASKMFEALYERDINIQMISTSEIKISVLVAEEDADKAVSAVHAKFIPND; from the coding sequence ATGGGACTGATTGTACAGAAGTTCGGCGGCTCCTCAGTAGCCAATGCCGAGCGTGTAAACAATGTGGCACGCATCGTGACGGACACTTATAAGGCCGGCAATGATGTGGTTGTCGTGGTGTCCGCGCAGGGCGATACCACCGATGATTTGATTGAAAAGGCCAAAGAGATCAACCCCCACGCAGCAGCCAGAGAAATGGATCAGCTGCTGACCGCCGGGGAGCAGATCTCCATTTCGCTGCTGGCCATGGCCATTGAGCGTATGGGCTTTCCGGTGATCAGCCTGCTGGGCTGGCAGGCCGGATTTAACACCAACGCGGTGTACGGCGCGGCGCGGATCAAGAATATTAAGCCCAACCGTTTGCAGGCGGAGCTGGCTAAGCGCAATATTGTGGTGGTAGCCGGATTCCAAGGGTTGAACCGTTATGACGACCTAACCACATTGGGGCGCGGCGGGTCCGATACCTCTGCGGTGGCTATCGCTGCTGCACTGAATGCAGACAAGTGCCAGATCTTTACCGATGTGGAGGGCGTATACACTGCCGATCCCCGCAAGGTGGAGAATGCGCAGAAGCTGAAAGAAATCACTTATGACGAAATGCTGGAGCTGGCCACCTTGGGTGCACAGGTGCTCAACAACCGCTCCGTAGAGATGGCAAAGAAGTACGGCGTGGAGCTGGAGGTGCTCTCCTCGCTGAATCCCATTCCCGGCACCATTGTTAAGGAGGTAGCAAAAATGGAAAAAATGCTCATTCGCGGCGTAACCAAGGATAAAGATGTGGCCCGTATCTCTGTGATCGGCCTGAAGGACACCCCCGGTGTTGCCTTTAAGATTTTCTCCAAGCTGAGCCAGCGCAACATTAATGTGGATATTATTTTGCAGTCTGTCGGCCGCGACGGCACCAAGGACATTACCTTTACCGTCAGCAAAGACAACGGTCCCTTGGCAGTGGAGATCCTGAATGACGAAGTGGGCGGTTTCCAGGATGTTGTGTGCGACACCCAGGTGGCCAAGGTTTCCATTGTAGGCGCCGGTATGGAGTCTCACCCGGGCACGGCTTCCAAGATGTTTGAGGCTCTGTATGAGCGGGACATCAATATTCAGATGATCTCCACTTCTGAGATCAAGATCTCCGTTTTGGTTGCCGAGGAGGATGCCGACAAGGCGGTTTCTGCCGTGCACGCTAAGTTCATTCCCAACGACTGA
- a CDS encoding homoserine dehydrogenase, with protein MKVAVMGYGTVGSGVCEVIETHQDTLAKRTGGKALELARILDLREFPGDKHEALFTKNFNDILNDPEIQIVAETMGGVNPAFDFTMKLLASGKSVVTSNKELVAQKGPELLACAKAHNVNYLIEASVGGGIPIIRPMAQCLAANHIEGIAGILNGTTNFILTQMIEEDMSFADALALAQANGFAEKDPTADVEGHDACRKVCILASLAFGKHVYPSQVETEGISKITLEDVAYVASAGGVIKLLGQIKDLGNDKIAAFVGPAVVYNGSQLASVKGVFNAVLVRGDAVGDVCFYGQGAGKLPTASAVVADMADCAAHTEQRRIFGWGAGEEDYVVDYKTAIKMPFYVRVQGDETHIKQAFDNVKFLSRRGQPADEKAFITDEMTEEELERRLAGFQVEAVIKVASY; from the coding sequence ATGAAAGTAGCAGTTATGGGGTACGGAACCGTCGGTTCCGGCGTGTGTGAAGTGATTGAAACCCACCAGGACACCTTAGCCAAGCGCACCGGCGGTAAGGCGCTGGAGCTGGCGCGGATCTTGGATTTGCGGGAGTTCCCCGGCGACAAGCACGAGGCGCTCTTTACCAAGAATTTTAACGATATTTTGAATGATCCGGAGATCCAGATCGTGGCAGAGACCATGGGCGGGGTGAACCCGGCTTTTGACTTTACCATGAAGCTGCTCGCCAGCGGCAAGAGCGTGGTCACCTCCAACAAGGAGCTGGTGGCGCAGAAGGGACCGGAGCTGCTGGCCTGTGCCAAAGCGCACAATGTAAATTATCTGATTGAGGCGTCCGTGGGCGGCGGTATTCCCATTATTCGTCCCATGGCTCAGTGCCTGGCGGCCAATCATATTGAGGGCATTGCCGGTATTCTCAATGGCACCACCAACTTTATTTTGACCCAGATGATCGAGGAGGATATGTCCTTTGCGGATGCACTGGCGCTGGCCCAGGCCAACGGTTTTGCAGAGAAGGATCCCACCGCCGATGTGGAGGGGCATGACGCCTGCCGCAAGGTGTGCATTTTGGCTTCCCTGGCCTTTGGCAAGCATGTGTATCCCTCTCAGGTGGAGACGGAAGGTATCTCCAAGATCACCCTGGAAGATGTGGCCTATGTGGCCTCTGCCGGCGGCGTGATTAAGCTGTTGGGTCAGATCAAGGATCTGGGCAACGATAAGATCGCTGCCTTTGTTGGTCCGGCCGTGGTGTATAACGGCTCTCAGCTGGCTTCCGTTAAGGGCGTGTTCAACGCTGTTTTGGTGCGGGGCGACGCCGTGGGCGATGTATGCTTCTACGGACAGGGTGCTGGTAAGCTGCCTACCGCTTCTGCTGTGGTGGCAGATATGGCGGATTGTGCCGCACACACCGAGCAGCGCCGCATCTTTGGCTGGGGCGCCGGTGAGGAGGACTATGTGGTGGACTACAAAACCGCCATCAAAATGCCCTTCTATGTACGGGTACAGGGCGATGAGACCCACATTAAGCAGGCCTTTGATAATGTAAAGTTCCTCTCTCGCAGAGGGCAGCCTGCTGACGAAAAAGCCTTTATCACCGACGAGATGACAGAGGAGGAGCTGGAGCGCCGCCTGGCCGGGTTCCAGGTAGAGGCTGTCATCAAGGTGGCAAGTTACTAA